One segment of Castanea sativa cultivar Marrone di Chiusa Pesio chromosome 3, ASM4071231v1 DNA contains the following:
- the LOC142627465 gene encoding uncharacterized protein LOC142627465, which yields MAVKSSFVLFFSSTPIITPYSPRCSKLKPPRGKITAFSCSDLRYDDDDDKQKAPMKRSHGESFCCICGRRRFIEGATATSTALAMFPICPSNASNLHSDDYMSVLNKVHPPRSDWYEEFYASVLDKGMDSYEAEIADYKLQLFSNLKGKAQKVLEIGIGTGPNLKYYAGEADVQVFGMDPNTKMEKYAQAAAEAAGLPLTNFEFLQAVGEAIPLSDASVDAVVGTLVLCSVKDVDMTLKEVKRVLRPGGIYLFVEHVAAKDGTVLRFMQNVLDPLQQTVADGCHLTRETGMKISEAGFSGVELNKAFLSSAFFINPQVYGIACK from the exons atggcaGTTAAGTCCTcgttcgtgctcttcttctccAGCACTCCTATTATTACACCTTATAGTCCTCGTTGCTCTAAACTGAAACCTCCACGTGGCAAAATCACAGCCTTCAGTTGCTCTGATTTGCGgtatgacgatgatgatgataagCAGAAAGCACCAATGAAGAGAAGCCACGGTGAGTCGTTTTGCTGTATATGCGGAAGAAGGCGTTTCATTGAAGGAGCAACGGCAACCTCAACGGCTTTGGCTATGTTCCCTATTTGCCCCTCCAATGCTTCCAATTTACACTCTGATGATTATATG TCTGTGTTGAACAAGGTTCACCCTCCAAGATCGGATTGGTACGAGGAGTTCTATGCATCAGTTTTGGATAAAGGCATGGACTCTTATGAAGCTGAG ATTGCAGATTACAAGTTGCAATTGTTTAGTAACTTGAAGGGGAAGGCTCAGAAAGTGTTGGAGATTGGCATTGGTACAGGCCCTAATCTCAAGTACTATGCCGGTGAAGCTGATGTCCAGGTTTTTGGTATGGATCCCAATACAAAGATGGAAAAGTATGCTCAGGCAGCAGCAGAGGCCGCTGGTCTGCCGCttacaaattttgaattcttaCAAGCG GTTGGGGAGGCCATACCATTAAGTGATGCTTCTGTTGATGCAGTTGTTGGAACACTTGTGTTGTGTTCTGTTAAAGATGTTGATATGACACTGAAAG AGGTGAAGAGGGTGCTGAGACCTGGTGGTATTTACCTTTTTGTGGAACATGTGGCTGCTAAAG ATGGAACGGTTCTTAGATTTATGCAGAATGTTCTTGATCCTTTGCAACAGACAGTTGCTGATGGGTGTCACCTTACCAGGGAAACGGGAATGAAGATATCTGAAGCCGGGTTTTCTGGTGTTGAGCTTAACAAGGCTTTCTTGTCTAGTGCCTTCTTTATAAACCCCCAGGTCTATGGTATAGCTTGTAAGTAG